Proteins co-encoded in one Schistocerca cancellata isolate TAMUIC-IGC-003103 chromosome 5, iqSchCanc2.1, whole genome shotgun sequence genomic window:
- the LOC126188052 gene encoding uncharacterized protein LOC126188052 codes for MTDGCVVGWCGRGEGPRKFTRRPVQVCYDSPAAAAVNRSYYDDRRYEALTGDRVLELIVPKKSARTWKVMQGELCRITVCEGSQVGDLNFWNLHNTKERFYSGKTRQLHSAHLTVYDRLWSNLPYLRPMATVVADSIKYGIDEDGAGVHDVIGTRCDQYTTKLITGKETNDSCHAYLTEAVKKEGLTEDDVHDVWNIFMCTGFTKDTHQYFAKASPAKKGDYIEFIADMDLLVALSACPHGDVSIPVGREIPDSICHPLKVEVFKAKKPAA; via the exons ATGACGGATGGCTGTGTAGTGGGATGGTGTGGTCGTGGTGAGGGCCCAAGGAAGTTTACACGCAGGCCTGTGCAAGTGTGCTATGattcacctgctgctgctgctgttaatcGTTCATACTATGATGACCGTCGTTATGAGGCACTCACAGGTGACAGGGTTCTTGAACTCATTGTGCCAAAGAAGTCTGCTCGCACGTGGAAAGTGATGCAAGGGGAGCTGTGTCGGATAACTGTCTGTGAAGGTTCACAG GTTGGTGATTTAAACTTCTGGAATCTTCACAAtacaaaggaaagattttattcTG GAAAAACACGTCAGCTACATTCTGCACATCTGACTGTTTATGACAGATTGTGGAGCAATTTACCGTACCTACGTCCAATGGCAACTGTAGTTGCTGATTCCATTAAGTATGGTATAGATGAGGATGGTGCAGGTGTACATGATGTTATAG GAACTAGGTGTGATCAGTATACAACAAAGCTAATTACTGGGAAAGAAACAAATGACTCGTGTCATGCATACTTAACAGAAGCTGTAAAGAAAGAGGGCCTGACAGAAGATGATGTACATGATGTATGGAATATATTTATGTGCACAGGATTCACTAAG GATACACACCAGTACTTTGCCAAAGCCAGCCCAGCGAAGAAAGGTGACTACATTGAATTTATAGCAGATATGGATCTTCTTGTAGCATTAAGTGCATGTCCACATG GAGATGTATCGATCCCAGTTGGCAGAGAAATACCTGACAGCATTTGCCATCCTCTGAAAGTTGAAGTTTTTAAAGCAAAGAAACCAGCAGCATAA